One window of Verrucomicrobiota bacterium genomic DNA carries:
- a CDS encoding PQQ-binding-like beta-propeller repeat protein gives MRSLVLVLVASSLTATAGQWPGWRGPDGNGTYQGKKLPLHWSTNENVRWRRPLPERGNSTPIVWNDRVFITQAVEKENRRTVMCFDRRDGKLLWQVGPTLLEKEPTVSDNPPCTPSPVSDDKRVIAWFGSAGVYCYDFDGRELWHRDLGPQSHIWGYASSPALYRELCFLNFGPGERSFVIALNKRTGKTVWQRDPPAISADAKSEDYGGEASYKDKPGAMKISEVAGSWATPLVVRAGNHDELVVAFALRLMALAPKTGELLWTCDGPNIGIYSSPFSGEGIVGLNGCGLRNTVIAVRPGGRGNVTATRRLWIQYPGNSKGSIGAGLISQGHIYQVNWMGFAECRELKTGEIVWEERLTGTGARNASWSSPVLADGWFYAANLNADVFVLRASPKFECVATNSIGSEPMNASLAVSDGEIFIRTDKHLWCIGATKKR, from the coding sequence ATGAGAAGCCTCGTTCTGGTATTGGTAGCTTCGTCGCTCACGGCAACGGCTGGCCAATGGCCGGGCTGGCGCGGACCGGATGGCAACGGGACTTATCAAGGAAAGAAACTGCCGCTCCATTGGAGCACGAATGAAAACGTCCGTTGGCGCAGGCCTCTGCCCGAGCGCGGCAACTCCACGCCGATTGTCTGGAACGACCGCGTTTTCATCACGCAGGCAGTTGAGAAGGAGAACCGCCGCACGGTGATGTGTTTCGACCGTCGCGACGGGAAATTACTCTGGCAGGTCGGTCCGACCCTGCTGGAGAAGGAACCCACGGTTTCGGACAACCCGCCGTGCACGCCCTCACCCGTCAGCGATGACAAACGTGTCATCGCGTGGTTTGGCTCGGCGGGAGTGTATTGCTACGACTTCGACGGGCGCGAATTGTGGCACCGCGATCTCGGCCCGCAATCGCATATATGGGGTTACGCATCCTCACCGGCTCTCTACCGCGAACTTTGTTTCCTGAACTTCGGCCCCGGCGAGCGGAGTTTCGTCATTGCCTTGAACAAGCGGACGGGCAAGACCGTCTGGCAGCGTGACCCGCCGGCGATCAGCGCCGACGCGAAATCGGAGGACTATGGGGGTGAGGCTTCGTATAAAGACAAACCCGGTGCGATGAAGATTTCGGAAGTGGCCGGCTCTTGGGCCACGCCTTTGGTCGTGCGAGCCGGCAACCACGATGAATTGGTGGTGGCGTTTGCGCTGCGGTTGATGGCGCTCGCACCGAAGACCGGCGAGCTACTCTGGACATGCGACGGACCGAACATCGGCATCTACAGTTCGCCGTTTTCCGGTGAAGGAATCGTGGGATTGAACGGTTGCGGATTGCGGAACACGGTCATCGCCGTGCGACCCGGTGGTCGTGGCAACGTGACCGCAACGCGCCGGCTTTGGATTCAGTATCCCGGTAACAGCAAGGGCTCCATTGGCGCGGGTTTGATTTCCCAGGGCCACATTTATCAAGTGAACTGGATGGGCTTTGCCGAATGCCGTGAGCTCAAGACCGGTGAGATCGTTTGGGAAGAACGGCTCACGGGCACGGGCGCACGGAACGCATCGTGGTCGTCGCCCGTGCTGGCAGACGGTTGGTTTTATGCGGCGAACCTGAACGCCGACGTGTTTGTGCTGCGCGCCAGTCCGAAGTTTGAGTGTGTGGCCACGAACTCGATCGGCAGTGAGCCAATGAATGCGTCACTGGCGGTTTCGGATGGGGAAATCTTCATTCGCACGGACAAACACCTTTGGTGCATTGGCGCGACGAAGAAGCGATAA